From one Lycium ferocissimum isolate CSIRO_LF1 chromosome 7, AGI_CSIRO_Lferr_CH_V1, whole genome shotgun sequence genomic stretch:
- the LOC132064388 gene encoding alkaline/neutral invertase A, mitochondrial-like: protein MTPCCRILLPCRSNSFLGLQFKKTHNSFHTNSSNFRLNFKQKCDFYSYPRINRTLLGPISSWGQSRVFSSNCNNGIINPIGGALKKRGFHVIASVASDFRKNYSTSAEKTRVNDKNFERIYVQGGLNNVKPLGVEKVDLDEHGHKNVNNDEKVESVKEESQAVKDAWKLLENAVVTYCGSPIGTLAANDPNDKLPLNYDQVFIRDFIPSGLAFLLKGEKDIVRNFLLHTLQLQSWEKTVDCYSPGQGLMPASFKVRAVPLDDNKYEEVLDPDFGESAIGRVAPVDSGLWWIILLRAYGKITGDYGLQERVDVQTGIKLIINLCLSDGFDMFPSLLVTDGSCMIDRRMGIHGHPLEIQALFYSALRCSREMLSMDEGSKNLVNAINNRLSALSFHIREYYWVDMKKINEIYRYKTEEYSTEATNKFNIYPEQIPHWLMDWIPEEGGYLIGNLQPAHMDFRFFTLGNLWSIVSSLGTPKQNESILNLVEAKWDDLVGLMPLKICYPALENEEWRIITGSDPKNTPWSYHNGGSWPTLLWQFTLACIKMNKIDLAKKAVDLAEKKLRVDQWPEYYDTRYGKFTGKQARLYQTWTIAGFLTSKMLLENPEQASLLFWEEDYDLLEICVCALKKSGRKKCSRGAAKSQILV from the exons ATGACACCTTGTTGTCGAATTCTACTCCCATGTAGGAGCAATTCTTTTCTGGGTCTTCAATTTAAGAAGACCCATAATTCATTCCACACAAATTCATCGAATTTTCGTTTGAATTTCAAGcaaaaatgtgatttttatagCTACCCACGTATTAATCGGACCCTATTAGGGCCAATTTCATCTTGGGGTCAATCTAGGGTTTTCTCAAGTAATTGTAATAATGGTATTATTAATCCTATTGGTGGGGCCTTAAAAAAGAGAGGTTTCCATGTAATTGCTAGTGTTGCATCTGATTTTAGGAAGAATTATTCAACTTCGGCTGAAAAAACACGTGTTAATGATAAGAATTTTGAGAGAATTTATGTTCAAGGTGGTTTGAATAATGTGAAACCATTGGGTGTAGAAAAAGTTGATTTAGATGAACATGGTCATAAAAATGTGAATAATGATGAGAAAGTTGAGAGTGTTAAAGAGGAATCGCAAGCGGTAAAGGATGCTTGGAAGTTGTTGGAGAATGCTGTAGTTACATATTGTGGGAGTCCTATAGGGACACTTGCTGCTAATGATCCTAATGATAAGTTGCCCTTGAATTATGATCAAGTTTTTATTAGGGATTTTATTCCATCTGGACTTGCTTTTTTACTCAAGGGGGAGAAAGACATTGTTAGGAATTTTCTGCTTCATACCCTGCAACTGCAG AGTTGGGAGAAAACTGTGGACTGTTACAGTCCAGGGCAAGGATTGATGCCTGCAAGTTTTAAAGTTAGAGCAGTGCCTCTCGATGATAACAAATATGAAGAAGTTCTAGACCCAGATTTTGGGGAGTCAGCTATTGGCCGTGTAGCACCTGTTGACTCAG GCTTGTGGTGGATTATCTTGTTGAGAGCTTATGGGAAGATCACCGGTGACTATGGATTACAAGAAAGAGTGGATGTGCAGACTGGCATAAAGCTGATAATAAACCTGTGCCTATCTGATgggtttgatatgtttccgtcTTTGCTAGTCACTGATGGTTCCTGCATGATAGATAGAAGGATGGGTATTCATGGACATCCGCTTGAGATTCAA GCGTTATTTTACTCAGCACTTAGATGCTCCCGTGAGATGCTTTCTATGGATGAAGGATCCAAGAATTTGGTGAATGCCATAAACAACAGACTTAGTGCTTTGTCATTTCACATTAGAGAATATTATTGGGTTGATATGAAGAAGATCAATGAAATATACCGATATAAGACAGAGGAGTATTCCACTGAAGCCACTAACAAGTTTAACATCTACCCTGAACAAATCCCTCATTGGTTGATGGATTGGATTCCTGAGGAAGGTGGTTATCTTATTGGCAATTTACAGCCTGCCCACATGGACTTTAGATTCTTCACTCTTGGAAATCTGTGGTCCATTGTGTCATCTTTGGGTACCCCAAAACAGAATGAGTCAATCCTGAATCTGGTCGAAGCTAAGTGGGACGATCTTGTGGGTCTTATGCCCCTTAAGATATGTTACCCAGCTCTGGAAAATGAAGAGTGGCGTATAATCACTGGTAGTGACCCTAAGAACAC ACCTTGGTCATATCATAATGGGGGTTCTTGGCCAACTCTTCTCTGGCAG TTCACACTGGCATGCATCAAGATGAATAAGATTGATCTTGCTAAGAAGGCAGTCGATTTAGCTGAGAAAAAGCTTCGGGTGGATCAGTGGCCTGAATATTATGATACAAGGTATGGCAAATTTACAGGAAAGCAAGCCCGGCTGTACCAAACATGGACTATAGCTGGTTTTCTGACATCTAAAATGCTGTTGGAAAATCCAGAGCAGGCTTCATTGTTATTCTGGGAAGAAGACTATGATCTTCTTGAGATTTGTGTCTGTGCTCTTAAGAAATCTGGAAGGAAAAAGTGCTCACGCGGTGCGGCCAAATCTCAGATTCTTGTATGA